A single region of the Opitutaceae bacterium genome encodes:
- the tnpA gene encoding IS200/IS605 family transposase: MLEFYHVHCFVSAPPKDAPSKIVGLLKGYSSKMARQAFPALAKRTGRDQLWTSAYYVGTAGHVSAETIRRYITECQGQ, encoded by the coding sequence TTGCTCGAGTTTTATCACGTCCATTGCTTCGTCAGTGCCCCGCCGAAGGACGCCCCATCGAAGATCGTCGGGCTGCTCAAGGGCTACAGCTCGAAGATGGCGCGCCAGGCATTTCCGGCACTGGCAAAAAGAACCGGGCGCGATCAGCTCTGGACAAGCGCCTACTACGTTGGCACCGCAGGGCATGTCAGCGCAGAAACCATCCGGCGCTACATCACCGAATGCCAAGGACAGTAA
- a CDS encoding type II toxin-antitoxin system HipA family toxin, whose amino-acid sequence MAVHKVWATLPDGAELPAGELVFGQPLPDGTCRSAFRYTSEWLGRGFPLDPVSLPLSSGEFHSSHLAPPLAVFDDALPDTWGRHLIDFEKHLPVSLRLPEAYLSYVGRDCLGALGFGGPVKRHPNEARLHSMGDLMDAARDVEMGVAPANRSALHKLFAVGASAGGARPKALIAHEGRHWIAKFPAYQDGALDVPALEYTAMTMARTAGLDCPDVQLHVFGGRRAVFIERFDLTEKGRIHQLSFKTLCRERGGLFVNSYADIMAVLIRHSMRPEADALALFRQAVFNMAIGNTDDHLKNFMMQGGPAGYRLAPAFDLLPDIARNLEHQLSIGGLKYPDKGAIVEFGARWCRRARVEDIIQDVAAAVSHFKEALAATGADMQAHARLCVDVEARIGALAH is encoded by the coding sequence ATGGCCGTCCATAAGGTCTGGGCGACCTTGCCGGATGGGGCCGAGCTCCCGGCCGGCGAGCTCGTCTTCGGCCAGCCTTTGCCGGATGGCACCTGCCGCTCAGCCTTCAGGTATACGTCCGAGTGGCTCGGGCGCGGCTTCCCCCTGGACCCGGTTTCCCTGCCGCTGTCCTCAGGCGAGTTCCACTCGAGTCATCTCGCCCCGCCGCTGGCGGTGTTCGACGATGCCCTGCCCGATACCTGGGGGAGGCATCTGATCGATTTTGAAAAACACCTCCCCGTCAGCCTGCGGCTGCCGGAGGCCTATCTTTCCTACGTGGGCCGTGACTGCCTGGGCGCGCTCGGCTTCGGCGGTCCGGTAAAGCGGCATCCCAATGAGGCCCGGCTGCATTCGATGGGCGACCTGATGGACGCCGCGCGCGATGTCGAAATGGGGGTTGCGCCGGCCAACCGGAGCGCGCTGCACAAGCTGTTTGCCGTCGGCGCTTCGGCCGGCGGTGCGCGCCCGAAGGCCCTGATCGCCCACGAAGGCCGCCACTGGATTGCCAAGTTCCCCGCCTACCAGGATGGCGCGCTCGATGTGCCGGCACTCGAATATACCGCCATGACCATGGCAAGAACCGCCGGGCTCGATTGCCCGGACGTGCAGCTGCATGTCTTTGGCGGGCGCCGCGCCGTCTTCATCGAGCGCTTCGACCTGACCGAAAAAGGGCGAATCCATCAGCTCAGTTTCAAAACCCTCTGCCGCGAACGCGGCGGACTTTTTGTCAATTCCTACGCGGATATCATGGCAGTCCTGATCAGGCATTCCATGCGCCCGGAAGCCGATGCCCTGGCGTTGTTCCGGCAGGCCGTTTTCAATATGGCGATCGGCAATACGGACGACCACCTGAAGAATTTCATGATGCAGGGCGGCCCGGCCGGATACCGCCTGGCGCCGGCTTTCGATCTCCTGCCCGATATCGCCCGCAACCTGGAGCACCAGTTGTCGATAGGCGGTCTCAAATACCCGGACAAGGGGGCGATCGTCGAATTCGGCGCCCGCTGGTGCCGGCGCGCCCGCGTCGAGGACATCATCCAGGATGTCGCCGCCGCCGTGAGCCATTTCAAGGAGGCGCTGGCGGCAACCGGGGCCGACATGCAGGCCCATGCGCGTCTTTGCGTGGATGTCGAGGCCCGGATCGGCGCCCTGGCGCATTGA
- a CDS encoding helix-turn-helix transcriptional regulator gives MSDILSIAALQLGALGARLREARIARGDSQTVFAERIGVSAATLRAMENGEPSTAVGHWLAAFWVLDRLPEIDGLLVQESLFGNHAGRRRVSRKRDGRP, from the coding sequence ATGAGCGATATACTATCGATTGCAGCCCTGCAGCTAGGCGCACTTGGGGCGCGGCTGCGAGAAGCCCGCATCGCCCGCGGCGACAGCCAGACCGTGTTTGCCGAGCGGATCGGGGTCTCCGCCGCCACTTTGCGCGCCATGGAAAATGGCGAGCCTTCCACGGCGGTCGGCCATTGGCTGGCCGCTTTCTGGGTGCTCGACAGGCTGCCGGAGATCGATGGCCTCCTGGTGCAGGAGAGCCTTTTCGGAAACCATGCCGGCCGCCGGCGCGTGAGCAGGAAGCGCGATGGCCGTCCATAA